The proteins below are encoded in one region of Fibrella aestuarina BUZ 2:
- a CDS encoding GTP-binding protein: MNTIRQLPVTVLSGFLGAGKTTLLNHVLHNRQGLKVAVIVNDMSEVNVDAQLVNAQHTLSRTDEKLVEMSNGCICCTLREDLMLEVEKLARENRFDYLLIESSGISEPLPVAQTFTFQSNESAGDENRIDLSRFARLDTLVTVVDAYNFPRDFGSIDTVHQRHLNRTAGPLDPADTRTIVNLLTDQIEFANVIILNKTDLLPRHRVGELKAILHKLNPKARLIESQFSKVDPAHILNTRLFDVDEASQSAGWIQELQNHKNGVAHTPETEAYGIGSFVFRARRPFHPARFWTYLSEHFPAGIIRSKGLFWLASRPNDALNFSQAGGSLRAEYAGVWWASMPLGQRTRHASFLANQPQIEARWHKRFGDRQNELVIIGQDLDQEQITVELEECLCTEREIKHMDNQGAFQDPFPVWA; the protein is encoded by the coding sequence ATGAACACCATCCGACAACTGCCCGTAACTGTGCTCAGCGGCTTTCTGGGCGCGGGCAAAACCACCCTGCTCAACCACGTCCTGCACAACCGCCAGGGGCTTAAAGTCGCCGTCATCGTCAACGACATGAGCGAGGTGAACGTCGACGCGCAACTGGTCAACGCCCAGCATACGCTGTCGCGGACGGACGAAAAGCTCGTCGAGATGAGTAACGGCTGCATCTGCTGCACGCTGCGCGAAGACCTGATGCTGGAAGTGGAAAAGCTCGCCCGTGAAAACCGCTTCGACTACCTGCTCATCGAATCGTCGGGTATTTCGGAGCCACTGCCGGTTGCCCAGACGTTCACCTTCCAGTCCAACGAGTCGGCAGGCGACGAAAACCGCATCGACCTCTCGCGCTTTGCTCGGCTCGACACGCTCGTGACGGTAGTGGATGCCTACAACTTCCCCCGCGATTTCGGCTCGATCGATACCGTGCATCAGCGCCATCTGAACCGGACCGCCGGACCGCTCGATCCCGCTGACACGCGTACGATCGTGAACCTGCTCACCGATCAGATCGAGTTTGCCAACGTCATTATCCTGAACAAGACCGACCTGCTACCCCGCCACCGCGTGGGCGAGCTGAAAGCCATTCTGCATAAGCTCAACCCCAAAGCCCGGCTTATCGAGTCGCAGTTTTCGAAGGTCGATCCGGCCCATATCCTGAACACTCGCCTCTTCGATGTCGACGAAGCGTCGCAGTCGGCGGGCTGGATTCAGGAATTACAAAACCATAAGAATGGCGTTGCTCACACGCCCGAAACCGAGGCGTACGGCATCGGGTCGTTCGTTTTCCGGGCGCGACGGCCATTTCACCCGGCTCGGTTCTGGACGTACCTGAGCGAGCATTTTCCAGCGGGCATCATCCGTAGCAAAGGCTTGTTCTGGCTGGCGTCGCGACCCAACGATGCGCTGAATTTCAGTCAGGCCGGGGGCAGCCTGCGGGCCGAATACGCCGGTGTCTGGTGGGCTTCCATGCCGTTGGGCCAACGTACCCGGCATGCTTCGTTTCTGGCCAATCAGCCGCAGATCGAGGCCCGCTGGCACAAACGATTTGGCGACCGGCAAAACGAACTGGTCATCATCGGGCAGGACCTCGATCAGGAGCAAATCACCGTCGAACTGGAGGAGTGCCTCTGCACCGAGCGGGAAATCAAACATATGGACAACCAGGGCGCTTTTCAGGACCCCTTCCCGGTCTGGGCGTAA